In Phaeobacter inhibens DSM 16374, the following proteins share a genomic window:
- the mobA gene encoding molybdenum cofactor guanylyltransferase MobA produces MKQNGPLGIILAGGLATRMGGGDKGRLQVGGCSLIRHVIDRLSPQVELMALNANGEPARFDDLGLPVIADSIDGFAGPLAGVLAGLDWAAEQGADSIVTVAADTPFFPQDLVARLSESATGQMHPLVLATTPRTGEELKSGGRSRVNRHPTFGLWPVALRDDLRAALQGGLRKVVLWTDQHQGREALFEAGPFDPFFNVNTPDDLARAEALLR; encoded by the coding sequence ATGAAACAAAACGGACCATTGGGCATCATTCTCGCAGGAGGTCTCGCCACCCGCATGGGGGGCGGCGACAAGGGGCGCCTGCAGGTTGGCGGGTGCAGCCTGATCCGTCATGTGATTGACCGCCTGTCGCCGCAGGTGGAGCTGATGGCATTGAACGCCAACGGAGAGCCTGCGCGTTTCGATGACCTGGGGCTGCCGGTGATTGCGGACAGTATTGACGGGTTTGCCGGGCCGCTGGCCGGTGTGCTGGCGGGATTGGACTGGGCTGCAGAACAGGGAGCTGACAGCATCGTGACCGTTGCAGCCGATACGCCCTTTTTTCCGCAGGACCTCGTCGCGCGTCTCAGCGAAAGCGCCACCGGGCAGATGCATCCACTGGTGCTGGCAACAACGCCGCGGACCGGAGAAGAACTGAAATCCGGTGGGCGCAGCCGGGTAAATCGACATCCAACCTTTGGCCTCTGGCCGGTGGCCCTGCGCGATGACCTGCGTGCGGCCTTGCAGGGTGGCTTGCGCAAGGTTGTGCTCTGGACGGATCAGCACCAGGGGCGCGAAGCCCTGTTTGAGGCTGGCCCGTTTGATCCTTTTTTCAACGTCAATACACCGGATGATCTGGCACGGGCGGAGGCATTGCTGCGATGA
- the greA gene encoding transcription elongation factor GreA, giving the protein MEKIPMTPTGHAALETELKTLKSVERPAIIKAIAEARELGDLSENAEYHSAREKQSFIEGRIKELEGILSLADVINPAKLSGAIKFGAKVTVVDEDTDEEKTWQIVGEHEANIEAGLLNIRSPIARALIGKEEGDSVEVRTPGGDRAYEILKIIYA; this is encoded by the coding sequence ATGGAAAAGATCCCGATGACCCCAACGGGTCACGCCGCCCTCGAAACTGAGCTGAAGACCCTGAAATCGGTGGAACGCCCGGCGATCATCAAGGCCATCGCCGAAGCCCGCGAGCTGGGCGATCTGTCGGAAAACGCCGAATACCATTCCGCACGCGAAAAACAGTCCTTCATCGAAGGCCGCATCAAAGAGCTGGAGGGCATCCTGTCGCTGGCCGATGTGATCAACCCGGCAAAACTCTCCGGCGCGATCAAGTTCGGCGCCAAGGTCACCGTCGTCGACGAAGACACCGATGAGGAAAAGACCTGGCAGATTGTCGGCGAACATGAGGCCAATATCGAAGCCGGTCTTTTGAACATCAGATCACCCATCGCCCGTGCCCTGATCGGCAAAGAAGAAGGCGACAGCGTCGAAGTCCGCACCCCCGGTGGGGACCGCGCCTATGAGATCCTCAAGATCATCTACGCCTGA
- the soxR gene encoding redox-sensitive transcriptional activator SoxR, which translates to MAASHGLTIGYLAERTGLAVSAIRYYEAQGLVEPWRNTGGQRRFHRADLRRLSFIMIAQKFGFTLPEIRDFLKSLPGGRTPTKADWTDLSAAFRSHLDARIETLERLRDNLDGCIGCGCLSLPTCKLYNPDDAAAAKGQGPRYLMGDKPSETVNDGNTLPNDEN; encoded by the coding sequence ATGGCTGCATCTCACGGGTTGACCATCGGCTATCTGGCGGAGCGCACGGGCCTCGCGGTGTCGGCCATTCGCTACTATGAGGCACAGGGGTTGGTTGAGCCTTGGCGCAATACGGGCGGGCAGCGGCGATTTCATCGGGCTGATCTGCGGCGGTTGAGTTTCATCATGATTGCGCAGAAGTTTGGCTTCACCCTGCCGGAGATCCGCGACTTTCTGAAAAGTCTGCCGGGTGGGAGGACCCCGACCAAGGCAGATTGGACCGATCTGTCTGCCGCCTTTCGTAGCCATCTGGATGCCCGAATCGAAACGCTGGAGCGTTTGCGCGATAATCTGGATGGCTGCATCGGCTGCGGCTGCCTGTCTTTGCCCACCTGCAAGCTGTACAACCCGGATGACGCTGCCGCTGCCAAGGGGCAGGGGCCGCGCTATCTGATGGGAGATAAGCCCTCAGAAACAGTGAACGACGGGAATACTCTTCCAAATGACGAAAACTGA
- a CDS encoding AzlC family ABC transporter permease, which translates to MAITTTKSAFWKGFRDGAPFLLVSGPFGLLFGVLAAEAGLIVPEAMIFSLSVFAGSAQFTALQLMEENTPLVIILISALAVNLRVAMYSASLTPYLGGAPLWQRACAAYLTVDQSYALSIVQFETHPQMTLSQRMAYFFGTNGCVAPGWMVATYIGALVGTQIPASWGLDFVLPLAFLAMIGPMLRTPAHVVACFAAVVTALPATALPYNLGLIVAGLVGMMAGAQAEVWLERRQIAKDPS; encoded by the coding sequence ATGGCAATCACCACCACGAAATCGGCGTTTTGGAAGGGCTTTCGTGATGGCGCACCTTTCCTTCTGGTGTCCGGACCATTTGGGCTGCTGTTTGGCGTTCTCGCCGCCGAAGCGGGACTGATTGTCCCCGAAGCAATGATCTTCTCGCTCTCTGTCTTCGCCGGGTCGGCACAGTTTACTGCTTTGCAGCTGATGGAGGAAAACACGCCACTGGTGATCATCCTGATTTCAGCTCTGGCCGTGAACCTGCGGGTCGCGATGTATTCGGCATCGCTCACACCGTACCTCGGCGGCGCCCCGTTGTGGCAGCGCGCCTGTGCGGCGTATCTGACGGTTGATCAGTCTTATGCGCTCTCGATTGTGCAGTTCGAAACCCATCCGCAGATGACCCTATCCCAGCGCATGGCCTATTTCTTTGGCACCAATGGCTGCGTGGCGCCGGGCTGGATGGTCGCAACCTATATCGGTGCATTGGTCGGCACCCAGATCCCGGCGAGCTGGGGGCTCGATTTTGTCTTGCCGCTCGCGTTTCTGGCCATGATCGGACCAATGCTGCGGACGCCGGCCCACGTTGTCGCCTGTTTCGCCGCCGTCGTCACTGCCCTGCCTGCAACTGCGCTGCCCTATAACCTTGGCCTGATTGTTGCAGGCCTCGTCGGCATGATGGCCGGTGCCCAGGCCGAGGTCTGGCTGGAGCGCCGCCAAATTGCAAAGGACCCGTCATGA
- a CDS encoding VOC family protein: MTVRLEHANITVSSPETTAAWMQDVFGWHIRWQGEAISGGYSLHVGEADSYLALYRPPEPLADAPTSYTVNGGLNHIAVVVDDLDAVETRVRAAGFTPGEHHDYEPGRRFYFRDRDNIEFEVVQYDA; the protein is encoded by the coding sequence ATGACCGTACGTCTTGAACACGCAAACATCACCGTGTCCTCTCCAGAAACCACCGCAGCCTGGATGCAGGATGTATTTGGCTGGCACATTCGCTGGCAGGGGGAAGCCATCAGCGGCGGCTACAGCCTGCATGTGGGGGAGGCCGACAGCTATCTTGCGCTTTACCGCCCCCCAGAACCACTGGCCGATGCCCCGACCAGCTACACCGTAAACGGAGGGCTCAATCATATTGCCGTTGTTGTCGATGATTTGGACGCCGTCGAAACACGGGTCCGCGCGGCTGGCTTCACCCCAGGTGAGCATCACGACTATGAACCGGGTCGCAGGTTCTATTTCCGAGACCGGGACAATATCGAATTCGAGGTGGTACAATATGATGCTTGA
- the mobB gene encoding molybdopterin-guanine dinucleotide biosynthesis protein B — protein MKVYGVTGWKNCGKTGLMERLVAEFCRRGHSVSTLKHAHHSTDVDQPGTDSYRHRTAGAAEVILASPNRVAIMQELRGADEPSFVELLSRLRPVDLVLVEGFKRETHPKIEAYRTAAGQTLIAPEDATIRAVASDVPLHLDRPVFDLDDTAAIADFIAGEIAL, from the coding sequence ATGAAGGTCTACGGTGTCACGGGCTGGAAGAACTGCGGCAAGACCGGCTTGATGGAGCGACTGGTCGCTGAGTTCTGTCGGCGCGGCCACAGCGTCTCGACGTTAAAACACGCTCATCACAGCACGGATGTGGATCAGCCGGGCACCGACAGCTATCGTCACAGGACGGCGGGGGCGGCTGAGGTTATCCTTGCTTCGCCAAACCGGGTGGCCATCATGCAGGAATTGCGTGGAGCGGATGAGCCGAGCTTCGTTGAGCTGCTGTCCCGGTTGCGCCCCGTCGATCTGGTGTTGGTCGAAGGTTTCAAACGTGAGACCCACCCGAAGATCGAAGCTTATCGTACGGCGGCCGGGCAGACGCTTATTGCGCCCGAGGACGCGACGATCCGCGCCGTCGCCAGCGATGTTCCACTTCATCTGGACCGACCGGTGTTTGATCTGGACGATACGGCCGCGATTGCCGATTTTATCGCGGGGGAGATTGCGCTGTGA
- a CDS encoding electron transfer flavoprotein-ubiquinone oxidoreductase, with protein sequence MAEIEREAMEYDVVIVGAGPAGLSAAIRLKQLDSDLQVVVLEKGSEVGAHILSGAVLDPCGLDALIPGWKEKGAPLNVPVKDDNFYMLGEAGQIRIPNFPMPPLMNNHGNYIVSMGNVCRWMAEQAEELGVEIFPGMSCSELVYGDNGEVKGVVAGVFGLEADGSYGPNTEPGMELHGKYVFLSEGVRGSLSKEVIAKYGLSDDKEPQKYGVGMKEIWEIDPAKHKEGSVTHTMGWPLGSNAGGGSFIYHLDNNQVYVGFVVHLNYKNPHLYPYMEFQRFKHHPMVAELLKGGKRVAYGARAITEGGYQSMPKLVAPGVALLGCSAGMVNVPRIKGNHNAMLSGKAAAEAAYNAIKAERSGDELADYEVNVRDGAIGTDLKKVRNVKPMWSKWGLTASLAFGGVDMWTNTLFGFSFFGTLGHGKNDAEATEEASKHKPIDYPKPDGVLSFDRLTNVAFAATNHEESQPCHLRLGNLDTPISVNLPKFAEPAQRYCPAGVYEVVEKDGKPEFVVNFQNCVHCKTCDIKDPSQNITWTTPQGGDGPNYPNM encoded by the coding sequence ATGGCCGAGATTGAACGTGAAGCGATGGAATACGACGTTGTGATCGTTGGGGCAGGCCCGGCTGGTCTGTCTGCGGCGATCAGACTGAAGCAACTGGACAGCGATCTTCAGGTCGTGGTGCTGGAAAAAGGCTCAGAAGTGGGCGCGCACATCCTGTCCGGGGCGGTTCTGGACCCATGCGGTCTGGATGCGCTGATCCCCGGCTGGAAGGAGAAAGGCGCGCCGCTGAACGTGCCGGTCAAGGACGACAATTTCTACATGCTGGGCGAGGCGGGGCAGATCCGTATCCCCAACTTCCCGATGCCGCCGCTGATGAACAACCATGGCAATTACATCGTCTCTATGGGCAATGTTTGTCGTTGGATGGCCGAGCAGGCAGAGGAACTGGGCGTCGAAATCTTCCCGGGCATGTCCTGTTCTGAACTGGTCTATGGTGATAATGGCGAAGTCAAAGGCGTGGTTGCCGGTGTCTTTGGTCTGGAGGCTGATGGCTCCTATGGTCCCAACACCGAGCCGGGGATGGAGCTGCATGGCAAATACGTCTTCCTGTCCGAAGGTGTACGCGGTTCGCTTTCCAAGGAAGTGATTGCCAAATACGGCCTTTCTGATGACAAAGAGCCGCAGAAATACGGCGTTGGCATGAAAGAAATCTGGGAGATCGACCCAGCCAAGCACAAAGAGGGCTCTGTCACCCATACGATGGGTTGGCCGCTGGGCTCCAATGCTGGCGGCGGCTCCTTCATCTATCATCTCGACAACAATCAGGTTTACGTCGGTTTCGTGGTTCACCTGAACTACAAGAACCCGCATCTTTACCCCTACATGGAATTCCAGCGTTTCAAGCACCATCCGATGGTGGCTGAGCTGCTGAAGGGCGGTAAGCGCGTCGCCTATGGCGCCCGTGCGATCACCGAAGGGGGCTATCAGTCGATGCCGAAGCTGGTCGCGCCCGGTGTGGCCCTGCTGGGCTGTTCTGCGGGCATGGTCAACGTGCCGCGCATCAAGGGCAACCACAACGCTATGCTGTCGGGCAAAGCCGCTGCAGAGGCCGCCTATAACGCGATCAAGGCGGAGCGATCGGGCGATGAGCTGGCCGACTATGAGGTAAACGTGCGCGATGGCGCGATCGGCACAGACCTCAAGAAAGTGCGCAACGTCAAACCGATGTGGTCGAAGTGGGGCCTCACCGCGTCGCTGGCCTTTGGTGGCGTGGATATGTGGACCAACACCCTCTTTGGCTTTTCCTTCTTTGGCACTTTGGGCCACGGCAAAAACGACGCCGAGGCAACCGAGGAAGCCTCCAAACATAAGCCGATTGATTACCCCAAGCCCGATGGCGTGCTGTCCTTTGATCGTCTGACCAACGTGGCCTTTGCGGCGACCAACCACGAGGAAAGCCAGCCTTGTCACCTGCGGTTGGGCAATCTGGACACGCCGATCAGTGTTAACCTGCCCAAATTCGCCGAACCTGCGCAGCGCTACTGCCCGGCTGGTGTCTATGAGGTGGTCGAAAAGGATGGCAAACCGGAGTTTGTCGTGAACTTCCAGAACTGCGTTCACTGCAAGACCTGTGACATCAAGGATCCGAGCCAGAATATCACCTGGACCACCCCGCAGGGGGGTGACGGGCCGAACTACCCGAATATGTGA
- a CDS encoding formate dehydrogenase accessory sulfurtransferase FdhD produces MMAEEGSDLASVLAEYVIAPAPADVRLTRAVQGIDHAGTVTEISVVEERPLTIYLNRQEIVTAMTIGDYPEYLALGFLRNQGMLHPGDEITAIDYDEELETVVVRTAVETSYEDKLQKKTRTSGCAVGTVFGDMMEGLEGVVLPQTPVRSSWLYALAHKINRTPSLYLEAGAIHGTVLCQEDRPLVYMEDVGRHNAVDKIAGWIQSTGAEVSDKILYTTGRLTSEMVIKTAMMGIPVLVSRSGFTAWGVEIAQELGLTLIGRMRGQRFICLSGEARLIRDTDPAKVPVEAKAHRRKSAER; encoded by the coding sequence ATGATGGCTGAAGAAGGCTCTGATCTGGCGTCGGTATTGGCTGAATACGTGATCGCCCCTGCGCCCGCAGATGTCCGGCTAACGCGGGCGGTTCAGGGAATCGATCACGCCGGCACGGTAACGGAAATCTCGGTGGTGGAGGAACGGCCGCTGACGATCTACCTCAACCGTCAGGAAATCGTGACGGCGATGACCATCGGGGACTATCCTGAGTATCTGGCGCTCGGCTTTCTGCGCAATCAGGGTATGTTGCACCCTGGTGATGAGATTACGGCCATCGATTATGACGAAGAGCTGGAGACGGTGGTGGTGCGAACCGCCGTTGAGACCTCTTATGAGGATAAGCTGCAGAAAAAGACCCGAACATCCGGCTGTGCCGTGGGCACTGTGTTTGGCGATATGATGGAGGGGCTCGAGGGGGTCGTGCTGCCACAGACACCCGTACGCAGTTCCTGGCTTTATGCACTTGCGCATAAAATCAACCGCACCCCCTCGCTCTATCTTGAGGCAGGCGCCATTCACGGCACGGTGCTGTGTCAGGAGGATCGCCCGCTGGTCTATATGGAGGACGTGGGGCGGCACAACGCCGTGGACAAGATTGCGGGTTGGATCCAAAGCACTGGCGCGGAGGTCTCCGACAAGATCCTCTATACGACCGGACGGCTCACCTCGGAGATGGTGATCAAAACCGCGATGATGGGGATCCCGGTGCTGGTGTCGCGATCCGGCTTCACCGCCTGGGGTGTCGAGATCGCACAGGAGCTTGGCCTGACACTTATCGGCCGGATGCGTGGGCAGCGGTTCATCTGTCTGTCGGGCGAGGCGCGGCTGATCCGGGATACCGATCCGGCCAAAGTGCCTGTAGAGGCAAAGGCGCATCGGCGCAAAAGCGCGGAGCGATAG
- a CDS encoding molybdopterin-binding protein, with protein sequence MTLAPPPLRNDCFALPAGVDWTPVDVALEHLRQNLTAVTAVELVSLAESLGRVLAEDVFAARSNPPQANTAVDGYGFAGPAEDGPQVMPLTEGRAAAGLAYEGEVAAGRAIRILTGAALPPGVDTVILEEDVSREGAEIAFHGPLKKGANTRKAGEDAVAGDLILSKGRAITPADLALASATGVSELPVRQLLRVGVLSTGDELVEPGEPAAAGQIYDANRPMLLGVLTQMGFVAVDLGKAPDDRAALRACLDHAATRVDVILTSGGASAGDEDHMSALLRESGAMQQWRIALKPGRPLALGLWQGVPVFGLPGNPVAAMVCTLIFARPAMGLMAGASWTLPQGFDLPAAFQKRKKPGRREYLRARVRDGKVEVFKSEGSGRVSSLSWAEGLVELADGAATIQPGDPVRFIPYASFGL encoded by the coding sequence ATGACCCTTGCCCCACCGCCATTGCGCAATGACTGCTTTGCTTTGCCTGCCGGGGTGGACTGGACGCCGGTGGATGTTGCACTGGAGCATCTGCGACAGAACCTGACTGCGGTGACTGCGGTTGAGCTTGTATCGCTGGCCGAAAGCCTTGGCCGGGTTCTGGCCGAGGATGTGTTTGCGGCCCGCAGCAACCCGCCGCAGGCGAATACCGCCGTGGATGGTTACGGGTTTGCAGGCCCGGCAGAGGATGGCCCGCAGGTCATGCCGCTCACTGAGGGGCGGGCGGCTGCCGGGTTGGCCTATGAGGGAGAGGTCGCCGCCGGACGGGCCATTCGTATTCTGACTGGTGCGGCGCTGCCTCCGGGGGTGGATACCGTGATCCTTGAGGAGGACGTCAGCCGGGAAGGCGCCGAGATCGCCTTTCACGGGCCGCTGAAGAAGGGCGCTAATACCCGCAAGGCAGGCGAGGATGCTGTGGCCGGTGATCTGATCCTGTCCAAGGGACGGGCGATTACGCCTGCGGATCTGGCGCTGGCCTCGGCGACGGGGGTGTCTGAACTGCCAGTGCGGCAGCTGCTGCGGGTTGGGGTTCTCTCCACGGGCGATGAGCTGGTGGAGCCGGGCGAGCCTGCGGCGGCAGGGCAGATCTATGATGCTAATCGTCCGATGTTGTTGGGGGTGCTGACACAGATGGGATTTGTCGCTGTGGATCTGGGCAAAGCGCCGGATGATCGTGCGGCCTTGCGGGCCTGTCTTGATCATGCGGCGACACGGGTCGATGTGATCCTGACCAGCGGCGGTGCCTCTGCGGGGGATGAGGACCATATGTCGGCATTGTTGCGCGAAAGCGGCGCGATGCAGCAGTGGCGGATTGCCTTGAAACCCGGCCGACCTCTGGCGTTGGGGCTGTGGCAGGGGGTGCCGGTGTTTGGTCTGCCGGGGAATCCGGTGGCGGCGATGGTCTGTACCCTGATCTTTGCCCGTCCGGCCATGGGGCTGATGGCGGGGGCAAGCTGGACCCTGCCGCAGGGCTTCGATCTGCCTGCGGCCTTTCAGAAGCGGAAAAAGCCGGGGCGGCGGGAGTATCTGCGCGCCCGTGTGCGGGATGGCAAGGTTGAGGTGTTCAAATCCGAAGGGTCAGGGCGGGTCAGTTCGCTCAGCTGGGCGGAGGGTTTGGTTGAACTGGCAGATGGCGCCGCGACGATCCAACCCGGTGACCCAGTGCGTTTCATTCCCTACGCAAGTTTCGGCCTGTAA
- a CDS encoding tetratricopeptide repeat protein yields the protein MPVRFFRSLTCAAALAATTTLPMLLQADAAHADGLAGAYLAARAATLDSDFQASADYYNRALVRDPQNPLLMEHVVFARLALGDIKGAAPVAERLSEMGARSQVANIVMTASLVMAEDYPAIIERVTSQPDGQYEINALVDGLLLGWAHLGAGSVSDALAQFDQLGEKEGLSLFARYHRALALASVGDYEGAEALFAADEGQLTNTSRRAVIARLEILSQLGRNDKALEVLSEAFSGQLDPGLAALSERLQNDETLPYALAATPQQGIAEVFFTMGAALNGEMADDYVLMYARVAAALREDHVDALLLAAELFDQLGRYTLSIDLYKQVPRDHPDYHAAELGRAEALRRAAKPDAAAEVLQQLARDFPKEVPVHTNLGDLLRQQEDYGGAVAAYDTALDLMDESVEGRWFLLYARGICHERLKNWEQAEADFRAALEIRPDQPQVLNYLGYSLVEKQIKLDEALSMIERAVAARPDAGYIVDSLGWVLYRLGRYEEAVGHMETAVELMPVDPVVNDHLGDVYWAVGRAREAEFQWKRALSFIDPEDTDSEADPDRIRRKLETGLDAVLAEEGAAPLKVAHDG from the coding sequence GTGCCCGTCCGATTCTTTCGCAGCCTGACATGTGCGGCGGCTCTTGCCGCGACGACCACCCTGCCGATGTTGTTGCAGGCCGATGCGGCGCATGCTGACGGGCTTGCCGGGGCATATCTGGCGGCGCGGGCGGCGACATTGGACAGCGATTTTCAAGCCTCCGCCGACTATTATAATCGGGCGCTGGTACGCGATCCGCAGAACCCGCTGCTGATGGAGCATGTGGTCTTTGCCCGGCTGGCGTTAGGCGACATCAAAGGGGCAGCGCCGGTAGCGGAACGCCTGTCCGAAATGGGCGCGCGCAGTCAGGTTGCCAATATTGTCATGACCGCCAGTCTGGTGATGGCTGAGGACTACCCGGCCATCATTGAGCGCGTGACCTCGCAGCCAGACGGGCAATACGAAATCAACGCGCTGGTTGATGGGCTGCTGTTGGGCTGGGCGCATCTTGGGGCCGGATCGGTGAGTGATGCGCTGGCGCAGTTCGACCAGCTGGGCGAAAAGGAGGGGCTTAGCCTCTTTGCCCGCTATCACCGCGCCTTGGCGCTTGCATCTGTTGGCGATTATGAGGGGGCGGAGGCGCTCTTTGCCGCCGATGAGGGGCAGCTGACCAATACTTCGCGCCGAGCCGTGATTGCACGGCTTGAGATCCTGTCGCAGCTGGGCCGCAACGATAAGGCGCTGGAGGTTCTCTCCGAGGCCTTCAGTGGGCAGCTGGATCCCGGCCTTGCGGCCCTTTCTGAACGGCTGCAGAATGACGAAACCCTGCCGTATGCGCTGGCTGCTACACCGCAACAGGGCATTGCCGAAGTGTTTTTCACCATGGGTGCGGCACTCAATGGTGAGATGGCGGATGACTATGTGCTGATGTATGCGCGCGTCGCTGCGGCCCTGCGTGAGGATCACGTGGATGCGCTGCTGCTCGCGGCAGAGCTGTTCGACCAGCTGGGCCGCTATACCCTGTCGATCGACCTCTACAAACAGGTGCCACGCGATCATCCCGATTATCACGCCGCTGAACTGGGTCGGGCTGAGGCACTGCGCCGTGCAGCCAAGCCCGATGCTGCCGCAGAGGTGTTGCAGCAGTTGGCGCGTGATTTCCCGAAGGAAGTGCCGGTTCACACCAATCTGGGTGACCTGCTGCGCCAGCAGGAAGATTATGGCGGCGCAGTCGCCGCCTATGATACCGCGCTGGATCTGATGGATGAGAGCGTCGAGGGGCGCTGGTTCCTGCTCTATGCTCGCGGGATCTGCCATGAGAGGCTGAAGAACTGGGAGCAGGCGGAGGCCGATTTCCGTGCGGCTTTGGAAATTCGTCCCGATCAACCTCAGGTGCTGAACTATCTTGGTTATTCGTTGGTGGAAAAGCAGATCAAGCTGGATGAGGCCCTCTCGATGATTGAGCGCGCTGTCGCGGCACGGCCTGATGCGGGCTATATCGTCGATAGCCTTGGTTGGGTGCTCTATCGGCTGGGACGCTATGAAGAGGCCGTTGGCCATATGGAGACTGCCGTCGAGCTGATGCCGGTGGACCCGGTGGTCAACGATCACCTCGGCGATGTTTACTGGGCTGTTGGCCGGGCCCGTGAGGCTGAATTCCAATGGAAGCGGGCGCTGTCTTTCATCGACCCGGAGGATACCGACAGCGAGGCTGACCCTGATCGTATTCGTCGCAAGCTGGAAACTGGGCTAGATGCGGTGCTCGCGGAAGAGGGGGCAGCGCCTTTGAAGGTTGCTCATGACGGTTGA